A window of Exiguobacterium sp. FSL W8-0210 contains these coding sequences:
- the pnpS gene encoding two-component system histidine kinase PnpS: MSKYRKRFIFKIFSFISLVLIALGFLLGQSFKEFYVQNEKEKLMDETSLVETILQGRDVSEMAQYVNQLYAESNFDMILFNGRGEIIAGTPVDVTKLKVATLNFSAIPDEGTFESKTDDSVVQFTKPVPTADGGEVYVSFIRYAKDLNVIYSRIWTVIILSLVASLLVIFLTIYRSTKRFLRPIAEATDVLHELSHGNYKSRVYELSAPDESRDLGRSINLLARNLENASSGEAMQRARLESLIEYMGAGLMLIDEKGYVLLVNRTYREMFNIHEPSSGKLYYRVLPNEKMSQVIEDVYLTEKPNRKQSSVRFGINSRTFMVSAAPIFDKNGRVQGTTVVFNDITEIKKLEQMRKDFVANVSHELKTPLTSIKGFAETLLDGAQEVPEIREQFLRIIHDESERMQTLVEDLLELSRLEQDNYQLETAIVDVTSLVRETAALLDRRATEKEMTIHIETEEEVFIRADLNRLKQVVVNLVANALNYTPNGGNVWIQLEDGEESVQLIIKDDGIGIHPKETQRIFERFYRVDKARSRNSGGTGLGLAIVKHIVDLHHGEIEVASEEQKGTTFTIRLPKHG; encoded by the coding sequence ATGAGTAAGTATCGCAAGCGGTTCATCTTTAAAATTTTTTCGTTCATCAGTCTCGTGCTGATTGCACTCGGTTTCTTACTTGGACAATCCTTCAAAGAGTTCTATGTCCAAAATGAAAAAGAAAAATTGATGGATGAGACTTCTCTTGTCGAGACAATCTTACAAGGACGCGATGTTTCGGAGATGGCCCAGTACGTAAATCAATTGTACGCTGAATCGAACTTCGACATGATTTTATTCAATGGTCGGGGTGAGATCATTGCTGGTACACCGGTTGATGTGACGAAACTAAAAGTCGCGACTCTTAATTTTTCAGCGATTCCTGATGAGGGGACGTTTGAATCGAAAACAGATGACAGTGTCGTCCAATTCACGAAGCCTGTTCCGACAGCGGATGGTGGCGAGGTGTACGTCAGTTTCATTCGTTACGCAAAAGACTTAAACGTCATTTATTCACGGATTTGGACGGTCATCATCCTTTCTCTCGTTGCGTCGTTATTGGTTATATTCTTGACGATTTATCGGTCGACGAAACGATTCCTTCGACCGATCGCGGAGGCAACTGATGTCCTGCACGAACTGTCGCATGGAAATTACAAGTCACGCGTCTATGAGTTGTCGGCACCCGACGAATCACGCGACTTAGGGCGCTCCATCAATCTACTAGCGCGCAATCTCGAGAACGCATCGTCTGGTGAAGCGATGCAACGGGCGCGTCTTGAATCCTTGATCGAGTACATGGGAGCCGGTCTCATGTTGATTGATGAAAAAGGCTATGTCCTGCTCGTCAACCGGACGTATCGGGAAATGTTCAACATTCATGAACCTTCTAGCGGGAAGCTGTACTATCGTGTACTTCCAAACGAAAAGATGAGCCAGGTGATTGAAGATGTCTATCTGACGGAAAAACCAAATCGAAAGCAGTCGAGTGTGCGATTCGGCATCAATAGTCGGACGTTCATGGTCAGTGCCGCTCCGATTTTCGATAAGAACGGTCGCGTGCAGGGAACGACCGTCGTCTTTAACGACATCACGGAAATCAAAAAACTGGAACAAATGCGCAAAGACTTCGTCGCGAATGTCAGCCATGAATTAAAAACACCGTTGACGTCCATCAAAGGGTTTGCGGAAACGTTACTCGATGGTGCGCAAGAGGTTCCGGAAATCCGAGAACAATTTTTACGGATCATTCATGACGAATCGGAACGGATGCAGACATTGGTGGAAGACTTGCTTGAACTCTCTCGTCTTGAACAGGATAATTATCAACTCGAGACAGCAATCGTTGATGTGACAAGTCTCGTTCGGGAAACGGCAGCACTCCTGGACCGACGAGCAACAGAAAAAGAGATGACGATTCATATCGAAACGGAAGAGGAAGTCTTTATTCGGGCAGATTTGAATCGATTGAAACAGGTCGTCGTCAACTTGGTCGCGAATGCGTTGAATTATACGCCAAATGGTGGCAACGTCTGGATTCAGCTCGAGGATGGGGAAGAGTCTGTCCAGCTCATCATCAAAGATGATGGAATTGGCATTCATCCGAAAGAAACCCAACGGATCTTCGAACGTTTCTATCGCGTCGATAAGGCAAGAAGCCGCAATTCTGGGGGAACGGGTCTCGGACTAGCTATCGTCAAACACATCGTCGACCTTCATCATGGTGAAATCGAAGTCGCTTCAGAAGAGCAGAAAGGGACGACATTTACGATTCGTTTACCAAAACATGGCTGA
- a CDS encoding response regulator, translated as MQGLKDKIIVVDDELSIATLLKFNLEQAGFIVETAHDGMSGLKLAEKQDAALIVLDLMLPELDGLEVCKRLRQQKINTPILMLTAKDDEFDKVLGLELGADDYLTKPFSPREVVARVKAILRRMSHQTTPSEEVTDGTILIGDVKIVPDNYEAFKAEERLELTPKEFELLVYLAKNKGRVLTRDQLLSAIWNYDFVGDTRIVDVHISHVREKIEPNTKKPIYIKTIRGLGYKMEEPKPE; from the coding sequence ATGCAAGGTTTGAAAGATAAAATTATCGTGGTAGATGATGAATTGTCGATTGCAACACTATTGAAGTTTAATCTAGAACAGGCTGGTTTCATCGTCGAAACGGCACATGATGGGATGTCAGGTTTAAAATTAGCGGAAAAACAAGATGCCGCACTGATCGTACTGGATCTCATGTTGCCGGAACTCGACGGTCTTGAAGTATGTAAACGGCTACGCCAACAGAAAATCAATACGCCGATCTTGATGCTGACGGCAAAGGATGATGAGTTCGATAAAGTCCTCGGTCTTGAACTCGGTGCGGACGATTATCTGACAAAACCATTTAGCCCACGTGAAGTCGTCGCCCGTGTGAAAGCAATTTTACGACGAATGAGTCATCAGACAACACCTTCGGAAGAAGTGACGGATGGGACGATTCTGATTGGTGATGTCAAGATCGTTCCAGATAACTACGAAGCTTTCAAAGCAGAAGAGCGTCTTGAACTGACACCTAAAGAATTCGAATTGCTCGTATATCTTGCTAAAAATAAGGGACGTGTCCTGACGCGAGATCAACTGTTATCCGCAATCTGGAACTATGATTTCGTCGGCGATACACGAATCGTGGATGTGCACATTAGTCATGTTCGTGAAAAAATCGAGCCGAATACGAAAAAACCGATTTATATCAAAACGATTCGTGGTCTCGGGTATAAGATGGAGGAGCCGAAACCGGAATGA
- a CDS encoding divergent PAP2 family protein, producing MEWNHPLFAAITAWFIAQAAKLVTSLVRTRKFDLEIMFASGGMPSSHSSTVVALAVVIGFQEGFSSSIFALAVIFATIIMYDATGVRQAVGVQAKLLNDYFKGIRHETPLLNELVGHTEFQVFVGLLLGLAVGILWPVFFF from the coding sequence ATGGAATGGAACCATCCCCTTTTTGCAGCCATCACAGCGTGGTTCATCGCTCAAGCAGCGAAGCTTGTCACGAGTTTGGTTCGGACACGAAAGTTCGACCTGGAAATCATGTTTGCTTCCGGTGGTATGCCTAGTTCACATAGTTCGACTGTCGTCGCCTTAGCCGTTGTCATCGGTTTTCAGGAGGGCTTCTCGTCTTCGATTTTTGCACTGGCTGTCATCTTTGCGACAATCATCATGTATGATGCGACCGGTGTCAGACAAGCAGTCGGTGTTCAGGCAAAACTACTCAATGATTATTTCAAAGGAATTCGCCATGAGACTCCTCTCCTGAATGAGCTCGTCGGTCATACCGAATTTCAGGTGTTCGTCGGTCTGTTACTCGGACTAGCCGTCGGTATTCTGTGGCCCGTCTTCTTCTTTTAA
- a CDS encoding zinc-dependent alcohol dehydrogenase — protein MRAVTYQGAKDVQVKQVQDPSIDKNDDIIVKITSTAICGSDLHIYQGNMPAHKDYVIGHEPMGIVEEVGPGVTKVKRGDRVVLPFNVACGHCFFCEHDMESQCDNSNGNPHVDTGGYFGFTEEFGGHPGGQAEYLKVPFGNFMPLVIPESCELEDEALLFLSDVLPTAYWSVLHAGVKKGDTVVVLGSGPVGLMTQKFAWMQGAKRVIAVDDQVYRLNHAKVTNKVETVNFSDHAESGAYIKELTQGGADVVIDCVGFDGKMSPVEKIEQKIGLQGGTLSAIDIAKDAVRKFGTVQLTGVYAKKYNQFPLGDFFTRNITLKMGQAPVVHLMPELFQKIINQEFDPTDIVTHRVALDDAASAYQTFNDRTDGCIKVVLKP, from the coding sequence ATGCGCGCCGTAACGTACCAAGGAGCAAAAGATGTTCAAGTCAAACAAGTCCAGGATCCATCGATTGATAAAAACGATGATATCATCGTCAAAATCACATCGACTGCCATTTGTGGATCAGATTTACACATCTATCAAGGAAATATGCCGGCTCACAAAGATTATGTCATTGGTCATGAACCGATGGGCATCGTTGAAGAGGTTGGACCAGGTGTGACGAAGGTCAAGCGTGGCGACCGCGTCGTGTTACCGTTTAATGTTGCTTGTGGTCACTGTTTCTTTTGTGAACATGATATGGAGAGTCAATGTGATAACTCGAACGGAAATCCCCATGTCGATACAGGTGGGTACTTCGGTTTTACAGAAGAGTTTGGTGGACATCCCGGTGGTCAGGCGGAATATTTAAAAGTTCCGTTCGGGAATTTCATGCCACTCGTGATTCCTGAATCATGCGAATTAGAAGATGAGGCATTATTGTTCTTATCTGACGTTTTACCTACGGCGTATTGGAGTGTCCTGCATGCGGGTGTGAAAAAAGGAGATACAGTCGTCGTACTCGGATCAGGACCAGTTGGACTAATGACACAAAAATTTGCATGGATGCAAGGAGCAAAGCGAGTCATTGCGGTGGATGATCAAGTGTATCGATTAAATCATGCTAAAGTCACGAATAAAGTCGAGACAGTAAATTTCTCGGATCACGCAGAAAGTGGTGCGTATATTAAAGAGCTAACACAAGGTGGAGCAGACGTCGTAATTGATTGCGTCGGTTTTGATGGGAAGATGTCCCCTGTAGAAAAAATTGAACAAAAGATTGGTCTGCAAGGTGGAACGTTGAGTGCCATTGACATTGCAAAGGACGCTGTCCGGAAATTTGGTACTGTGCAGTTGACAGGCGTCTACGCTAAAAAATATAATCAGTTTCCGCTTGGCGATTTCTTTACCCGAAATATTACGCTGAAAATGGGACAAGCACCAGTCGTTCATTTGATGCCGGAACTGTTCCAGAAAATCATCAATCAAGAATTTGATCCGACGGATATCGTGACACACCGAGTGGCACTTGATGATGCTGCTTCTGCCTATCAGACATTTAATGATCGGACAGATGGATGTATCAAGGTCGTCTTGAAACCATAA
- the mdh gene encoding malate dehydrogenase yields MNRRKKIAVIGSGFTGATTALYLAQRELGDVVLVDRPEQENPTKGKALDMQEAAPILGFDASVKGTSNYADINGADIVVITAGIARKPGMSREDLVSTNAAVMTAVTKEIVAHAPESIIIVLTNPVDAMTYTVYQASGFPKERVIGQSGVLDTARFRTFLAEELNVSVKDVSGFVLGGHGDDMVPLLRYSQAGGIPIEKLISKERLDAIVDRTRKGGGEIVQLLGNGSAYYAPAAAIAEMVEAILKDQRRILPAIAYLEGEYGYDDMYFGVPVILGGNGVEHVYELELTTEEQEALNRSASTVRSVLDLLKS; encoded by the coding sequence ATGAACAGACGGAAGAAGATCGCAGTCATAGGAAGTGGATTTACGGGCGCAACGACAGCACTCTATCTTGCTCAGCGAGAGCTAGGAGATGTCGTCCTCGTCGACCGACCCGAGCAAGAGAATCCGACGAAAGGAAAGGCGCTCGATATGCAAGAGGCAGCGCCGATCCTCGGGTTTGATGCTTCAGTAAAAGGGACATCGAACTATGCCGACATCAACGGTGCGGATATCGTCGTCATCACTGCCGGTATCGCTCGGAAGCCGGGTATGAGCCGCGAGGACCTCGTGAGTACGAATGCTGCCGTCATGACAGCTGTGACGAAGGAAATCGTTGCGCATGCACCGGAATCGATCATCATCGTTTTGACGAATCCGGTCGATGCGATGACGTATACGGTCTATCAAGCATCTGGTTTTCCGAAAGAGCGTGTCATCGGTCAATCCGGTGTCCTCGACACAGCACGCTTCCGGACATTCTTAGCAGAGGAACTGAACGTTTCTGTAAAGGATGTATCGGGATTCGTACTCGGCGGACACGGGGATGACATGGTGCCACTACTGCGCTATTCGCAGGCGGGAGGCATTCCAATCGAGAAACTGATATCCAAGGAGCGGTTAGATGCGATCGTTGACCGAACACGTAAAGGCGGCGGTGAAATCGTTCAGTTACTCGGAAACGGTTCCGCTTACTACGCACCGGCAGCAGCAATTGCTGAGATGGTCGAGGCGATCTTGAAGGACCAGCGACGTATTCTACCTGCCATTGCTTATCTCGAAGGCGAATATGGATATGACGATATGTATTTCGGTGTACCGGTCATTCTTGGCGGAAACGGTGTCGAGCATGTCTATGAACTCGAACTGACGACTGAGGAGCAAGAGGCTTTGAATCGCTCTGCCTCTACAGTCCGCTCTGTACTCGACTTATTAAAATCTTGA
- the icd gene encoding NADP-dependent isocitrate dehydrogenase has product MATLQGENITVTNGTLQVPNAPIIPFIIGDGTGPDIWNAAVRVFDAAVEKAYNGEKKIEWKEVYAGEKAFNKTGNWLPEETLDLIREHIIAIKGPLTTPVGGGIRSLNVALRQELDLYTCLRPVRYFTGVPSPVKRPEDTDMVIFRENTEDIYAGIEYAEGSEGAAKLLQFLQNEMGVNKIRFPETSGLGIKPISKEGTERLVRAAIEYALENKRASLTLVHKGNIMKFTEGAFKNWGYELAEREYAEHVFTWNQYDRIKEEEGTDAANKAQADAEAAGKLIVKDSIADIFLQQILTRPKEFDVVATMNLNGDYISDALAAQVGGIGIAPGANINYMTGHAIFEATHGTAPKYAGLDKVNPSSVILSGEMMFRHLGWNEAADLIIKSMETSIESKVVTYDFARLMDGATEVKCSEFADELIKNM; this is encoded by the coding sequence ATGGCTACACTTCAAGGCGAAAACATCACAGTAACTAACGGTACACTTCAAGTTCCAAACGCTCCAATCATTCCGTTCATCATTGGTGACGGAACAGGACCTGACATCTGGAACGCAGCTGTACGTGTGTTTGATGCAGCAGTTGAAAAAGCATACAACGGTGAGAAGAAAATCGAATGGAAAGAAGTCTACGCTGGTGAAAAAGCATTCAACAAAACAGGCAACTGGTTACCAGAAGAGACACTCGATCTCATTCGTGAGCACATCATCGCAATCAAAGGACCACTTACGACACCAGTCGGCGGCGGAATCCGTTCGTTGAACGTTGCTCTACGTCAAGAGCTTGATTTGTACACATGTCTTCGTCCAGTTCGTTACTTCACAGGTGTTCCTTCACCGGTTAAACGCCCAGAAGATACAGACATGGTCATCTTCCGTGAAAATACTGAAGACATCTACGCAGGAATCGAATACGCAGAAGGCAGCGAAGGCGCTGCAAAACTGCTCCAGTTCCTTCAAAACGAAATGGGTGTCAATAAAATCCGCTTCCCTGAGACATCTGGTCTTGGAATCAAACCGATTTCAAAAGAGGGAACAGAACGCCTTGTTCGTGCAGCAATCGAATATGCACTCGAAAACAAACGTGCTTCATTGACGCTCGTTCATAAAGGAAACATCATGAAGTTCACTGAGGGTGCTTTCAAAAACTGGGGCTATGAACTTGCTGAGCGTGAATACGCAGAGCACGTCTTCACTTGGAACCAGTACGATCGCATCAAGGAAGAAGAAGGAACAGATGCTGCGAATAAAGCACAAGCAGACGCAGAAGCTGCTGGTAAGTTGATCGTGAAAGACTCAATCGCTGATATCTTCTTACAACAAATCTTGACTCGTCCAAAAGAGTTCGATGTCGTTGCGACAATGAACTTGAACGGTGACTACATCTCGGATGCACTTGCAGCACAAGTCGGTGGTATTGGAATCGCACCTGGAGCAAACATCAACTACATGACAGGTCATGCGATCTTTGAAGCTACTCACGGTACAGCACCGAAATACGCTGGACTTGATAAAGTCAACCCATCGTCTGTCATCTTGTCAGGCGAAATGATGTTCCGTCACCTCGGCTGGAACGAAGCGGCAGATCTCATCATCAAATCGATGGAAACATCGATTGAATCGAAAGTCGTCACATACGACTTCGCACGTCTCATGGATGGTGCGACTGAAGTGAAGTGTTCTGAATTCGCGGACGAACTCATCAAAAACATGTAA
- the citZ gene encoding citrate synthase, translating to MTQTKGLEGIVATSSKISSIIDGQLTYGGYTIDDLAEHASFEEVVFLLWNDRLPKEEELKQLSEALISEATVATAVLETMKAAPKSANAMATIRTALSQLALYDETSEDMSTEANYAKAIKLQAQIATLVTAYARIKKGQEPIAPKTGLSYAGNFLFMLTGEEPTEVAEKAFNQALVLHADHELNASTFTARVCVATLSDVYSGVTAAMGALKGPLHGGANEAVMKMLLEIDSVEKVDEYVHNKLENKQKIMGFGHRVYKDGDPRAKHLQEMSRQLTAQIGEPKWYEMSVKIDEIVQSEKGLKPNVDFYSASTYHALGLDTELFTPIFAVSRMSGWLAHILEQYSDNRLIRPRADYTGETHRTYVSIEER from the coding sequence ATGACGCAAACTAAAGGTTTAGAAGGAATCGTCGCGACTTCATCGAAAATCAGTTCGATCATCGATGGTCAGTTGACGTATGGCGGTTATACGATTGATGATTTGGCGGAGCACGCCTCATTTGAGGAAGTCGTCTTCTTGTTGTGGAACGACCGTCTACCAAAAGAAGAGGAATTGAAGCAACTATCGGAAGCACTTATTTCCGAAGCAACGGTTGCGACTGCCGTTCTTGAAACGATGAAGGCAGCACCGAAGTCGGCGAATGCGATGGCGACGATTCGAACAGCGCTCTCTCAACTCGCGCTTTACGATGAGACATCGGAAGATATGTCGACTGAGGCGAATTACGCTAAAGCCATCAAATTACAGGCACAAATCGCAACACTCGTCACAGCTTACGCTCGTATCAAAAAAGGACAAGAGCCGATCGCACCTAAAACAGGTCTTTCATACGCAGGAAATTTCTTGTTCATGTTGACGGGTGAAGAGCCAACGGAAGTTGCAGAAAAAGCCTTTAACCAAGCGCTCGTTCTTCACGCTGACCACGAGTTGAACGCTTCGACGTTCACAGCACGCGTGTGTGTCGCGACACTCTCTGATGTCTACTCAGGTGTGACGGCAGCGATGGGCGCATTAAAAGGACCACTTCACGGTGGAGCGAACGAAGCCGTCATGAAGATGTTGTTAGAAATTGATTCGGTTGAAAAGGTTGACGAGTATGTTCATAATAAACTTGAGAACAAGCAAAAAATCATGGGCTTCGGTCACCGAGTCTACAAGGACGGCGACCCACGTGCGAAGCATCTTCAAGAAATGAGTCGTCAGCTGACTGCTCAAATCGGGGAGCCGAAATGGTATGAGATGTCAGTTAAGATCGACGAAATCGTCCAATCGGAAAAAGGATTGAAACCAAATGTTGATTTTTATTCCGCTTCTACGTACCATGCACTTGGACTTGATACAGAACTATTCACTCCAATCTTTGCAGTAAGTCGGATGTCAGGTTGGTTGGCGCACATTTTAGAGCAGTATAGCGATAACCGTCTGATTCGCCCGCGTGCAGACTACACGGGTGAAACGCACCGGACATACGTGTCCATCGAAGAACGTTAA
- a CDS encoding DUF441 domain-containing protein, translated as MEAYLFLIALVFIGVIAQNKSLIIAAAFLLIIKAIGLDGRLFPSLQAKGITWGVTLITAAILVPIAAGDIGFKELLQSIRGHIGIISFLSGIFVAIVAAHGVGLMKEDPLVTTALLAGTILAVGLFRGVPVGPLIGAGIAALVIGMWDVIAKAFTG; from the coding sequence ATGGAAGCTTATCTTTTTTTGATTGCCCTCGTCTTCATCGGGGTCATCGCACAAAATAAATCATTAATCATTGCTGCAGCCTTCCTGCTGATCATCAAGGCAATCGGGCTGGATGGTAGACTGTTTCCTTCCTTGCAGGCAAAAGGAATCACGTGGGGCGTCACATTGATCACGGCAGCGATCCTCGTACCGATTGCAGCAGGGGATATCGGATTTAAGGAGTTGCTCCAAAGTATTCGGGGACATATCGGCATCATCTCATTTTTATCAGGAATTTTTGTTGCAATCGTCGCGGCACACGGTGTTGGACTGATGAAAGAAGATCCACTCGTGACGACAGCCTTGCTAGCTGGAACGATTCTTGCAGTAGGACTTTTCCGTGGGGTACCGGTCGGACCATTGATTGGTGCTGGAATCGCGGCGCTCGTCATCGGAATGTGGGATGTCATCGCAAAAGCGTTCACAGGATGA
- the pyk gene encoding pyruvate kinase: MRRTKIVCTIGPASEKRLPEMIEAGMNVARLNFSHGDYEEHGARITDIRRAAKEANKIVTILLDTKGPEIRTHSFEEGKSLLERGQEVIIVSGDANEIVGTKDKFSVTYEGLYDDVEVGSMIMLDDGLIGLRVTEKLPNRELRCSIENEGVIKTKKGVNLPNVKVNLPALTEKDIADIEFGIKSDIDLIAASFVRRASDVVAIRQLLEKNNASHIKIFPKIENQEGVDNIEEILAISDGLMVARGDLGIEIPTEEVTPTQKDLIKLCNDFGKPVITATQMLDSMQRFPRPTRAEASDVANAILDGTDAIMLSGETAAGDYPIESVQMMHSIAKRTEKTLDYKLLLKDRQTRSEHTVTDAIAQAVTHTAINLDAKAILTPTQSGYTAARISKYRPEPNIVAVTPSARVARQLNIVWGVYPIVVDHLSDNTDDMLTLAADTAKDAGFVTDGDLVVISAGIPALTAGTTNMLKIHIVGKEIANGRGIGERGVVGEVVIANNAEEANAKAKPGMILVTNSTDRDMMPAIEMAAAMITVDGGLTSHAGIVGPSLGKPVIVGVEDALTVFKDGQMISIDPLTGKLYNA; this comes from the coding sequence CGGCGATTATGAAGAACACGGCGCACGTATCACGGATATCCGCCGCGCAGCGAAAGAAGCAAACAAAATTGTTACGATTCTTCTTGATACGAAAGGACCAGAAATCCGGACACATTCGTTTGAAGAAGGAAAATCGCTTCTCGAACGTGGTCAAGAAGTCATCATCGTTAGCGGAGACGCAAACGAAATCGTCGGAACGAAAGATAAATTCTCAGTCACGTATGAAGGACTCTATGATGACGTCGAAGTTGGTTCGATGATCATGCTTGATGACGGTCTCATCGGTCTTCGTGTCACTGAAAAACTTCCGAACCGTGAGCTTCGTTGTTCAATCGAAAACGAAGGTGTCATCAAGACGAAAAAAGGCGTTAACTTGCCAAACGTAAAGGTTAACCTTCCTGCTTTGACAGAAAAAGATATTGCGGATATCGAGTTCGGTATCAAGAGCGATATCGATTTGATCGCGGCATCTTTCGTACGCCGTGCGTCAGACGTCGTTGCGATTCGTCAATTGCTTGAGAAAAACAACGCGAGCCACATCAAAATCTTCCCAAAAATCGAGAACCAAGAAGGTGTCGATAACATCGAAGAAATCCTTGCGATTTCGGACGGTTTGATGGTAGCGCGTGGTGACCTCGGTATCGAGATTCCAACGGAAGAAGTCACACCAACTCAAAAAGACTTAATCAAGCTTTGTAACGACTTCGGTAAACCAGTCATTACAGCAACACAAATGCTTGACTCGATGCAACGTTTCCCACGTCCAACACGTGCTGAAGCATCAGACGTCGCGAACGCGATTCTTGATGGTACGGATGCAATCATGCTTTCAGGTGAGACAGCAGCAGGGGACTACCCAATCGAATCTGTCCAAATGATGCACTCGATCGCAAAACGTACAGAAAAAACGCTCGACTACAAGCTCTTGTTGAAAGATCGTCAGACACGTAGTGAGCACACAGTGACGGATGCAATCGCTCAAGCGGTTACGCACACTGCAATCAACTTGGACGCAAAAGCAATCTTGACACCGACACAATCGGGTTACACGGCTGCACGTATCTCGAAATACCGTCCAGAGCCAAACATCGTCGCTGTTACACCAAGCGCACGTGTCGCACGTCAGTTGAACATCGTATGGGGCGTGTACCCAATCGTCGTTGATCATCTTTCAGACAACACGGATGACATGTTGACACTTGCTGCGGACACAGCAAAAGACGCTGGTTTCGTCACAGATGGTGATCTCGTCGTCATCTCAGCAGGTATCCCTGCTTTGACTGCTGGTACAACGAACATGTTGAAAATCCACATCGTCGGTAAAGAGATCGCAAACGGTCGTGGAATCGGTGAGCGTGGAGTCGTTGGCGAAGTCGTCATCGCAAACAACGCAGAAGAAGCAAACGCGAAAGCGAAGCCAGGCATGATCCTCGTTACGAACTCAACTGATCGTGACATGATGCCTGCAATCGAGATGGCTGCAGCGATGATCACAGTTGATGGCGGATTGACAAGCCATGCTGGAATCGTTGGACCATCACTCGGTAAACCAGTCATCGTTGGTGTCGAAGATGCATTGACAGTCTTCAAAGACGGTCAAATGATCTCAATCGATCCATTGACAGGTAAACTATATAACGCATAA